From a region of the Arachis ipaensis cultivar K30076 chromosome B09, Araip1.1, whole genome shotgun sequence genome:
- the LOC107618592 gene encoding uric acid degradation bifunctional protein TTL isoform X2 encodes MAVPASFEEKDFLSCCGSTTFAKHMAFASPFSSLDHAISVARDVWFNTVDVNGWLQAFSAHPQIGQQHAPSHASQTSAQWSKGEQSTALATATGSSLQELSEWNVRYWEKFGFVFLICASGRSTDEILAELKRRYTNRPIVEFEIAAEEQMKITELRLAKLFSSKESIPSTTDKDSTMFAKKAEDRISIIGGHVTAASESPVGKSIQAPARTRPPITTHVLDTSRGGPAAGIDVLLEVWRGAQSRPEFGTSDNGGWVFQGSSKTDSDGRSGQLMSIVDNVTPGIYRISFNTGKYNPRGFFPYVSIVFEIQESQKREHFHVPLLLSPFSFSTYRGS; translated from the exons ATGGCGGTGCCGGCGAGTTTCGAAGAGAAGGATTTTCTATCATGCTGCGGAAGCACCACATTCGCCAAACACATGGCTTTCGCCTCTCCCTTCTCATCACTGGACCACGCAATTTCTGTTGCCAGAGACGTTTGGTTCAACACCGTTGATGTTAACGGTTGGCTTCAAGCTTTCTCTGCTCACCCTCAGATCGGTCAACAACACGCTCCCTCTCATGCCTCTCAAACCAGTGCTCA GTGGAGTAAAGGAGAACAATCAACTGCTCTTGCAACTGCTACTGGTTCTAGCTTACAG GAACTATCTGAATGGAATGTTCGGTACTGGGAAAAGTTTGGGTTTGTATTTCTCATATGTGCATCCGGGAGGAGCACTGATGAGATACTTGCTGAACTGAAG AGACGTTATACAAACAGGCCAATTGTTGAATTCGAGATTGCAGCTGAGGAGCAAATGAAAATTACAGAACTACGCCTTGCAAAGCTCTTTTCAAGTAAAGAAAGCATCCCGTCCACAACTGATAAAGATTCTACCATGTTTGCCAAAAAGGCAGAAG ATCGTATAAGCATTATTGGTGGGCATGTGACTGCAGCTTCGGAGAGTCCAGTAGGAAAATCAATCCAAGCTCCGGCTAGAACCCGCCCGCCCATTACCACTCACGTGTTGGACACTTCGCGAGGTGGTCCAGCTGCTGGTATTGATGTACTCTTAGAGGTGTGGAGAGGTGCTCAATCTCGCCCAGAATTTGGCACCTCAGACAATGGCGGTTGGGTGTTTCAAGGGTCATCGAAGACGGACTCAGATGGCCGCAGCGGTCAACTGATGAGCATAGTTGACAATGTTACTCCTGGGATATACAGGATAAGTTTCAACACAGGAAAGTATAATCCAAGAGGCTTCTTTCCATATGTATCCATTGTGTTTGAGATCCAAGAGTCACAGAAGAGGGAacattttcatgttcctttattgcttTCCCCGTTTTCATTCAGCACTTACCGTGGAAGCTAG
- the LOC107618592 gene encoding uric acid degradation bifunctional protein TTL isoform X1: MAVPASFEEKDFLSCCGSTTFAKHMAFASPFSSLDHAISVARDVWFNTVDVNGWLQAFSAHPQIGQQHAPSHASQTSAQWSKGEQSTALATATGSSLQELSEWNVRYWEKFGFVFLICASGRSTDEILAELKRRYTNRPIVEFEIAAEEQMKITELRLAKLFSSKESIPSTTDKDSTMFAKKAEEDRISIIGGHVTAASESPVGKSIQAPARTRPPITTHVLDTSRGGPAAGIDVLLEVWRGAQSRPEFGTSDNGGWVFQGSSKTDSDGRSGQLMSIVDNVTPGIYRISFNTGKYNPRGFFPYVSIVFEIQESQKREHFHVPLLLSPFSFSTYRGS; the protein is encoded by the exons ATGGCGGTGCCGGCGAGTTTCGAAGAGAAGGATTTTCTATCATGCTGCGGAAGCACCACATTCGCCAAACACATGGCTTTCGCCTCTCCCTTCTCATCACTGGACCACGCAATTTCTGTTGCCAGAGACGTTTGGTTCAACACCGTTGATGTTAACGGTTGGCTTCAAGCTTTCTCTGCTCACCCTCAGATCGGTCAACAACACGCTCCCTCTCATGCCTCTCAAACCAGTGCTCA GTGGAGTAAAGGAGAACAATCAACTGCTCTTGCAACTGCTACTGGTTCTAGCTTACAG GAACTATCTGAATGGAATGTTCGGTACTGGGAAAAGTTTGGGTTTGTATTTCTCATATGTGCATCCGGGAGGAGCACTGATGAGATACTTGCTGAACTGAAG AGACGTTATACAAACAGGCCAATTGTTGAATTCGAGATTGCAGCTGAGGAGCAAATGAAAATTACAGAACTACGCCTTGCAAAGCTCTTTTCAAGTAAAGAAAGCATCCCGTCCACAACTGATAAAGATTCTACCATGTTTGCCAAAAAGGCAGAAG AAGATCGTATAAGCATTATTGGTGGGCATGTGACTGCAGCTTCGGAGAGTCCAGTAGGAAAATCAATCCAAGCTCCGGCTAGAACCCGCCCGCCCATTACCACTCACGTGTTGGACACTTCGCGAGGTGGTCCAGCTGCTGGTATTGATGTACTCTTAGAGGTGTGGAGAGGTGCTCAATCTCGCCCAGAATTTGGCACCTCAGACAATGGCGGTTGGGTGTTTCAAGGGTCATCGAAGACGGACTCAGATGGCCGCAGCGGTCAACTGATGAGCATAGTTGACAATGTTACTCCTGGGATATACAGGATAAGTTTCAACACAGGAAAGTATAATCCAAGAGGCTTCTTTCCATATGTATCCATTGTGTTTGAGATCCAAGAGTCACAGAAGAGGGAacattttcatgttcctttattgcttTCCCCGTTTTCATTCAGCACTTACCGTGGAAGCTAG
- the LOC107618592 gene encoding uric acid degradation bifunctional protein TTL isoform X3, with the protein MAVPASFEEKDFLSCCGSTTFAKHMAFASPFSSLDHAISVARDVWFNTVDVNGWLQAFSAHPQIGQQHAPSHASQTSAQWSKGEQSTALATATGSSLQELSEWNVRYWEKFGFVFLICASGRSTDEILAELKRRYTNRPIVEFEIAAEEQMKITELRLAKLFSSKESIPSTTDKDSTMFAKKAEASESPVGKSIQAPARTRPPITTHVLDTSRGGPAAGIDVLLEVWRGAQSRPEFGTSDNGGWVFQGSSKTDSDGRSGQLMSIVDNVTPGIYRISFNTGKYNPRGFFPYVSIVFEIQESQKREHFHVPLLLSPFSFSTYRGS; encoded by the exons ATGGCGGTGCCGGCGAGTTTCGAAGAGAAGGATTTTCTATCATGCTGCGGAAGCACCACATTCGCCAAACACATGGCTTTCGCCTCTCCCTTCTCATCACTGGACCACGCAATTTCTGTTGCCAGAGACGTTTGGTTCAACACCGTTGATGTTAACGGTTGGCTTCAAGCTTTCTCTGCTCACCCTCAGATCGGTCAACAACACGCTCCCTCTCATGCCTCTCAAACCAGTGCTCA GTGGAGTAAAGGAGAACAATCAACTGCTCTTGCAACTGCTACTGGTTCTAGCTTACAG GAACTATCTGAATGGAATGTTCGGTACTGGGAAAAGTTTGGGTTTGTATTTCTCATATGTGCATCCGGGAGGAGCACTGATGAGATACTTGCTGAACTGAAG AGACGTTATACAAACAGGCCAATTGTTGAATTCGAGATTGCAGCTGAGGAGCAAATGAAAATTACAGAACTACGCCTTGCAAAGCTCTTTTCAAGTAAAGAAAGCATCCCGTCCACAACTGATAAAGATTCTACCATGTTTGCCAAAAAGGCAGAAG CTTCGGAGAGTCCAGTAGGAAAATCAATCCAAGCTCCGGCTAGAACCCGCCCGCCCATTACCACTCACGTGTTGGACACTTCGCGAGGTGGTCCAGCTGCTGGTATTGATGTACTCTTAGAGGTGTGGAGAGGTGCTCAATCTCGCCCAGAATTTGGCACCTCAGACAATGGCGGTTGGGTGTTTCAAGGGTCATCGAAGACGGACTCAGATGGCCGCAGCGGTCAACTGATGAGCATAGTTGACAATGTTACTCCTGGGATATACAGGATAAGTTTCAACACAGGAAAGTATAATCCAAGAGGCTTCTTTCCATATGTATCCATTGTGTTTGAGATCCAAGAGTCACAGAAGAGGGAacattttcatgttcctttattgcttTCCCCGTTTTCATTCAGCACTTACCGTGGAAGCTAG
- the LOC107614992 gene encoding MLO-like protein 1, whose translation MSIRGVDEEQDIELEFTPTWVVAVVCSVIVGVSFAVERFLHYAGKRLKKKNQTTLYEALLKIKEELMVLGFISLFLSVSQRGITKMCVPKSWSHHMLPCSLKEKEELEAETNITSSHFQNSLSFSSNNLRHLLALAHAQVAAEAQLQYCALKNKVPLLSNEAVHHLHIFIFVLAIAHVTFCVLTVAIGLLRIRQWKQWEDSVATQNNETHRVTLVHQHAFIRDHFIGIGKNSTLLGWVKSFFKQFYGSVTKLDYVTLRLGFIMTHCRRNPKFNFHKYMIRAVEDDFKKVVGISWYLWIFVVIFMLININGWHTYFWIAFIPVILLLAVGTKLEHVIMELANEVAERHVAIEGELVVQPSDHHFWFNRPRIILFLIHFTLFQNAFEISYFFWILVTYGIHSCIMGPIGYIIPRLIIGLFIQLLCTYSTLPLYAIVTQMGTHFKKNIFEEQLERPIVYYGGEKAKNNGAKADESHGEHERRASSPEANTNVPKEDKSN comes from the exons ATGAGTATTAGAGGTGTTGATGAGGAACAAGACATAGAATTAGAGTTCACTCCGACGTGGGTGGTTGCCGTTGTCTGCTCCGTCATCGTTGGCGTCTCCTTCGCCGTCGAGCGCTTCCTTCATTATGCCGGAAAGCGTCTTAAGAAGAAGAATCAGACCACACTCTATGAAGCTCTGCTCAAAATCAAAGaag aGTTGATGGTGTTGGGTTTTATTTCTCTGTTTCTATCGGTATCACAACGTGGGATAACAAAAATGTGTGTCCCAAAAAGTTGGAGTCACCACATGCTTCCATGTAGtcttaaagaaaaagaagagttaGAAGCTGAAACAAATATTACTTCATCACATTTTCAgaattctctttctttctcttccaaTAATCTTAGACACCTTCTTGCTCTTGCTCATGCCCAAGTAGCCGCAGAGGCTCAGCTTCAATACTGTGCTCTCAAG AACAAGGTACCTTTATTATCCAACGAAGCAGTGCATCATCTTCATATCTTCATATTTGTCCTAGCTATCGCTCATGTAACGTTTTGTGTTCTCACAGTTGCCATTGGATTATTAAGG ATACGTCAGTGGAAGCAATGGGAAGACTCTGTTGCAACTCAAAACAATGAGACACACCGAG TTACTCTTGTTCACCAACATGCGTTTATCAGAGATCATTTTATAGGGATAGGCAAAAATTCGACCCTACTGGGTTGGGTG AAAtctttcttcaagcaattttatgGATCTGTGACAAAATTAGATTATGTGACATTAAGGCTCGGTTTTATTATG ACCCACTGCAGGCGAAATCCAAAGTTTAATTTTCACAAGTACATGATTCGTGCCGTTGAAGATGATTTCAAGAAAGTTGTTGGTATAAG TTGGTATCTTTGGATCTTTGTGGTCATCTTCATGTTGATTAATATTAACG GTTGGCATACATATTTCTGGATTGCTTTCATTCCCGTCATA CTTCTACTTGCTGTTGGGACAAAGCTAGAGCATGTGATAATGGAATTAGCAAATGAAGTAGCTGAGAGGCATGTAGCCATTGAAGGCGAATTAGTTGTTCAACCATCAGATCATCATTTCTGGTTCAACCGTCCTCGCATTATTCTCTTCTTGATCCACTTTACCCTTTTCCAaaatgcttttgagatttcttatTTCTTCTGGATCTTG GTAACTTATGGCATCCATTCCTGTATAATGGGACCAATTGGTTACATTATCCCACGGCTCATTATTGG GTTATTTATTCAGTTACTTTGTACTTACAGCACACTACCACTCTATGCAATCGTTACACAG ATGGGAACTCATTTTAAGAAGAACATATTTGAGGAACAATTGGAAAGACCTATTGTTTATTATGGGGGAGAAAAGGCAAAGAATAATGGAGCAAAAGCTGATGAAAGCCATGGTGAGCATGAAAGAAGGGCATCTTCACCTGAGGCCAATACCAATGTCCCCAAAGAAGACAAGTCTAATTGA
- the LOC107616696 gene encoding subtilisin-like protease SBT5.4, giving the protein MWSRKYSFFLLSAFILLSLFQVPTGAALELKKSYIVYLGSHEHGETATDADFDRVTQTHYDFLGSYLGSSEKAKEAMIYSYTRYINGFAAMLRDEVAAEIEKHPEVVSVFLNEGLKLHTTRSWEFMSMEHQSGVISPASVFSKAKFGEDTIIGNFDTGVWPESPSFSDEGIGPIPSRWKGSCEAGIPCNRKLIGARYFNRGYAAYAGPSTLKNATLNTVRDYKGHGTHTLSTLGGNFVPGANVFGFGNGTAEGGSPKARVVSYKVCWPPIFGAASCFTADIMAAFDMAIHDGVDILSLSIGTVPIPYFRDGVAIGSFHAFRNGITVVVSAGNQGPEMGSVCNVAPWMLNVAASTLDRKFNAVVELENGKRFKGESLAPGMPQKKFYPLISGLDAKLANATDRHGLMCKIGAIDPEKAKGKILVCGRGNVARVEKSFVAMEAGAVGMILCNDQFSGNELIADPHFLPSSHITYEDGLQVFSYLNSTKNPMGYIVPPETKLHVKPAPYMSSFSSRGPNTITPEILKPDVTAPGVNIIAAFSEAASPTEMSFDNRKAPFAALSGTSMSCPHVAGIAGLLKTLHPEWSPSAIKSAILTSARTRDNKGEPMLDGDFKAATPFEYGFGHVRPNRAMDPGLVYDTSIDDYLNFLCTIGYDQKKIKRFSGTPHHECPDGMGVLDVNYPSITVPVLYGRVTVTRRVRNVGSPGTYVASFNDIPSGLSLSVNPNVLKFQSVGEEKSFKVTMEVAKPGRSIVFGDLTWSDGKHYVRTPITVGGIKV; this is encoded by the exons ATGTGGTCCAGAAAGTATTCATTTTTTCTGTTATCAGCTTTTATTCTCCTTTCTCTCTTCCAAGTCCCTACTGGTGCTGCTCTTGAACTCAAGAAG TCATACATAGTGTACTTGGGATCACATGAACACGGTGAAACAGCTACAGATGCTGATTTCGATCGAGTCACCCAAACTCATTATGATTTTCTTGGATCCTATTTGGGAAG TTCTGAGAAAGCAAAAGAAGCAATGATTTATTCTTATACAAGATATATTAATGGCTTTGCTGCAATGCTCCGAGATGAAGTGGCTGCTGAAATTGAAA AACATCCAGAGGTTGTGTCGGTGTTCTTGAACGAAGGATTGAAGTTACACACTACACGGTCGTGGGAGTTTATGTCAATGGAGCACCAAAGTGGTGTGATTAGCCCTGCTTCGGTGTTTAGCAAAGCCAAGTTTGGTGAAGATACCATAATTGGGAACTTTGACACTG GTGTATGGCCAGAATCTCCTAGCTTTAGTGATGAGGGCATAGGTCCTATTCCTTCAAGATGGAAGGGATCCTGTGAGGCTGGCATTCCTTGCAACAG GAAGCTGATAGGAGCAAGGTACTTCAACAGAGGGTATGCTGCATATGCAGGGCCTAGTACACTGAAGAACGCTACTCTTAACACGGTACGAGATTATAAAGGCCATGGAACACACACACTATCAACGTTAGGTGGAAACTTTGTCCCCGGCGCTAACGTCTTCGGCTTTGGCAATGGAACCGCGGAAGGCGGCTCTCCCAAGGCTCGAGTGGTTTCTTACAAGGTCTGCTGGCCGCCAATTTTTGGCGCCGCTAGCTGCTTTACAGCTGATATCATGGCGGCTTTTGACATGGCTATACATGATGGTGTGGACATTCTTTCCCTCTCCATTGGAACGGTACCCATTCCATACTTCAGAGATGGTGTCGCCATTGGCTCATTCCATGCTTTCAGAAATGGAATCACCGTCGTGGTCTCTGCTGGTAACCAGGGACCAGAGATGGGATCTGTCTGTAACGTTGCGCCTTGGATGCTCAACGTCGCTGCAAGTACCTTGGACAGGAAGTTTAATGCTGTTGTTGAACTCGAGAATGGAAAGCGCTTCAAG GGTGAAAGCCTTGCTCCTGGTATGCCGCAAaagaaattttacccactcatCAGCGGTTTAGATGCAAAATTGGCTAATGCAACTGACCGACACGG TCTTATGTGCAAGATAGGAGCAATTGATCCAGAGAAGGCGAAGGGAAAAATATTGGTTTGTGGGAGAGGCAATGTGGCGAGAGTGGAGAAGAGCTTTGTGGCTATGGAGGCTGGTGCAGTTGGAATGATTCTTTGTAACGATCAGTTCAGTGGTAATGAGCTCATTGCCGATCCTCATTTCCTTCCATCATCACATATCACGTATGAAGATGGCCTGCAAGTCTTTTCATACCTAAATTCTACAAAGAATCCCATGGGATATATTGTTCCACCGGAGACCAAGTTGCATGTGAAGCCTGCTCCATACATGTCATCATTTTCCTCCAGAGGGCCCAACACAATCACCCCTGAGATCCTTAAGCCTGATGTCACGGCTCCCGGAGTCAACATCATTGCTGCTTTCTCGGAAGCAGCTAGCCCCACAGAAATGTCCTTTGATAACCGCAAGGCTCCATTTGCTGCACTGTCCGGAACATCTATGTCTTGCCCTCACGTCGCCGGAATCGCCGGCCTTCTCAAAACACTCCACCCTGAATGGAGTCCATCAGCTATCAAGTCCGCCATCTTGACATCCG CTAGGACAAGGGACAACAAGGGTGAGCCAATGCTTGATGGGGATTTTAAAGCAGCAACACCATTTGAATATGGTTTTGGTCACGTGAGACCAAATCGTGCCATGGACCCTGGCTTGGTCTACGATACAAGCATAGATGATTACCTCAATTTCTTGTGTACCATTGGTTACGACCAGAAAAAGATCAAGCGGTTCTCCGGGACTCCTCATCATGAGTGCCCTGATGGAATGGGTGTCTTGGATGTCAACTACCCTTCAATAACGGTTCCCGTGCTGTACGGTCGGGTTACCGTGACACGCAGGGTGAGGAATGTGGGTTCGCCAGGGACTTACGTTGCAAGCTTCAACGACATTCCTTCGGGGCTTTCTCTTTCCGTGAATCCCAATGTGTTGAAGTTTCAGAGCGTGGGTGAAGAGAAGAGCTTTAAGGTCACAATGGAGGTTGCTAAGCCAGGTCGCTCTATAGTCTTTGGGGACCTGACTTGGTCCGATGGAAAGCATTATGTCAGGACTCCAATCACCGTTGGTGGAATCAAGGTTTAA